One genomic region from Rhinoraja longicauda isolate Sanriku21f chromosome 8, sRhiLon1.1, whole genome shotgun sequence encodes:
- the inha gene encoding inhibin alpha chain: MLLPPCTTLARRASRPLVLLLSLSLLPWAARPDGGCSTHSLSGDAIVAKFQGRILHSLGLSHPPESCNRSGHQTRNPFANPRLERQLTHWIRHHTHSRDEEKSDIISFPITSVPCDVQHEEFVGDHSYIFRLSQSPHRRLVTSAELWFHTGLPLAPPGGPLPELFFLVDDSFVGAAESVELEDQWVAFRIAQPLLRHLAHSAAAIFLQVKCPWCPCVGEDRANLPFLLSSTKPAAGPGRSRRSTVPWSPAYVNLLQRPPSPELIHDDCQRSAVNISFEELGWGNWIVQPRAFTFYYCNGTCSNSNRLTSSLGLSVCCTSVPGTMKPLRVRTTSDSGYTFKYETIPNIITRECACI, from the exons atgttGTTGCCCCCCTGTACCACTCTGGCCCGCCGTGCCAGCCGCCCGCTGGTCCTGTTGTTGTCGTTGTCGTTGCTGCCGTGGGCGGCGCGGCCGGACGGCGGCTGTTCAACGCACAGCCTCAGCGGAGACGCCATCGTGGCCAAGTTCCAGGGCCGGATCCTCCACAGTCTGGGGCTGTCCCACCCCCCAGAGAGTTGTAACCGCAGCGGACACCAGACCCGCAACCCCTTCGCCAACCCCCGGCTGGAACGGCAACTCACCCACTGGATCAGGCACCACACGCACAGCAGGGACGAAGAGAAGTCCGACATCATCTCCTTCCCCATCACCA GTGTTCCATGTGACGTGCAGCACGAGGAGTTTGTTGGAGACCACAGCTACATTTTCCGTTTGTCCCAAAGCCCCCACCGCCGGCTGGTAACGTCCGCCGAGCTTTGGTTCCACACTGGCCTTCCCCTCGCCCCCCCGGGCGGCCCCCTCCCCGAGCTCTTCTTCCTGGTGGACGACAGCTTCGTCGGCGCGGCCGAGAGCGTGGAGCTGGAGGACCAATGGGTTGCCTTCCGCATCGCCCAGCCCCTGCTCCGCCACCTGGCCCACAGCGCAGCCGCCATCTTCCTGCAGGTCAAGTGCCCGTGGTGCCCGTGCGTGGGGGAGGACCGGGCCAACCTGCCCTTCCTCTTGTCCTCCACCAAGCCGGCCGCCGGGCCCGGCAGGTCCAGGCGCTCCACCGTGCCCTGGTCCCCGGCCTACGTCAACCTCCTCCAGCGGCCCCCCAGCCCCGAGCTGATCCACGATGACTGTCAGCGGTCGGCCGTCAACATCTCCTTCGAGGAGCTGGGATGGGGCAACTGGATTGTCCAGCCCAGGGCCTTCACCTTCTACTACTGCAACGGGACTTGCTCCAACTCCAACCGCCTGACCTCCAGCCTGGGCCTCTCCGTCTGCTGTACCTCCGTGCCCGGCACCATGAAGCCCCTCAGGGTCAGGACCACCTCGGACAGTGGCTACACCTTCAAGTACGAGACCATCCCCAACATCATCACCAGGGAGTGCGCCTGCAtctga
- the LOC144596171 gene encoding gap junction gamma-1 protein-like, producing MSWSFLTRFLEEINNHSTFVGKVWLTVLVIFRIVLTAVGGEAIYHDEQSKFVCNTLQPGCENVCYDSFAPLSHVRFWVFQIVLISVPSVLYLGFAMHRIARAEGGNDNAKPKKRMPIVHRGVARDYEEAEGDNEEDPMVCEEIEPEPSAKPEEKAVTGKHDGRRRIKEDGLMKVYVLHLLMRTLFEVGFLVGQYFLYGVRVLPGFVCNQSPCPYTVDCFVSRPTEKTIFLLIMYVVSGLCLFLNVCELLHLGYGGIRDGLRGRRLAVRPPKCGSYAPPGYHSVLRKDHGKLGSSNGAYRDTVGGTVPGNYEMSDMLHRHLKTAQEQLNMAYRVCGDAASHGRSSSPESNGTAAEQNRLNFAQEKDGACSEKAGLRG from the exons ATGAGTTGGAGCTTCCTGACCCGCTTCTTGGAGGagatcaacaaccactccaccttCGTGGGCAAGGTTTGGCTGACGGTGCTGGTGATTTTCCGCATCGTGCTGACGGCCGTGGGAGGCGAAGCCATCTACCACGATGAGCAGAGCAAGTTCGTCTGCAACACGCTGCAGCCGGGCTGCGAGAACGTCTGCTACGATTCCTTCGCCCCCCTTTCCCACGTCCGCTTCTGGGTCTTCCAGATCGTCCTGATCTCCGTGCCGTCCGTGCTGTACCTGGGCTTCGCCATGCACCGCATCGCCCGCGCGGAGGGCGGCAACGACAACGCCAAGCCCAAGAAGAGGATGCCCATCGTCCACCGCGGCGTGGCGCGCGACtacgaggaggctgagggggacaATGAGGAGGACCCCATGGTGTGCGAGGAGATCGAGCCCGAGCCCTCGGCCAAGCCCGAGGAGAAGGCCGTGACCGGCAAGCACGACGGGCGGCGCCGCATCAAGGAGGACGGGCTGATGAAGGTGTACGTCCTGCACCTGCTGATGAGGACCCTGTTCGAGGTGGGCTTCCTGGTTGGCCAGTACTTCCTGTACGGCGTGCGGGTCCTGCCGGGCTTCGTGTGCAACCAGTCGCCCTGCCCCTACACCGTCGACTGCTTCGTGTCGCGCCCCACCGAGAAGACCATCTTCCTGCTGATAATGTACGTGGTGAGCGGCCTCTGCCTCTTCCTCAACGTCTGCGAGCTGCTCCACCTCGGGTACGGCGGCATCCGGGACGGGCTGCGCGGACGCCGGCTGGCCGTGCGCCCACCGAAGTGCGGCTCCTACGCCCCCCCTGGCTACCACTCCGTCCTCCGCAAGGACCACGGCAAGCTGGGCAGCAGCAACGGCGCCTACCGCGacacggtgggcggcacggtgcccGGCAACTACGAGATGTCCGACATGCTTCACCGGCACCTGAAGACGGCGCAGGAGCAGCTCAACATGGCGTACCGGGTGTGTGGGGACGCGGCCAGCCACGGCAGGAGCAGCAGCCCCGAGTCTAACGGGACCGCCGCAGAGCAAAACCGCCTCAACTTCGCTCAGGAGAAGGATGGCGCGTGCTCCGAGAAAGCag GTTTACGAGGGTGA